GAATTGGATCCTTTAGCCAACGGAGTCCAAGTTCTCAAGTTTATTGCAAACACAGTTAGGGAAAACATTTATTAGGATCAACTAATGTGGAACTGGACGGTGTATCTACTGACATAGACCATGGCCAGTTTGGGGTCCCACAGATGTTGCTATTTCTCTACTGCTTTAGATGCTTCTTAATTTGCCCTAAACCCATGACCCACATTGAATCTTCCCACCAAGCAATGAGACCTTTCCATGAGTATCTCTGCATGTCTCTCATTGGCCCTTCTGAACTTGCCCTTGAGATCAGGTTTATAGGCCGTGggtgcagctgctgggggggattaCTAGATGAGAAAGGGAAACCTCTGTGAAGCCCACAAGGCTACCCCAGTCCATACCAGTTGGTAGTCCATCTCACAATGCAACATTCCAATATTCTATGGGATTAAGGCCCTTGGAATCTCATGGTCTTGGGACTTGGTAGTGGTGCAAAGACATAACAGACTGGGGCTCAATTCTgaattcttttttcctataaagccTCTCAGAAGGCCAAACTGGGTGGCAGAACCTTCATTTCTTCTCCTTCTCTTCCAACAGAACGGAAACATCTTCCTGGCAGATTACAAGATCCTTGAGGGGATCCCTACGAATGTTATTAATGGGGAAAGGCAATATCTCGCTGCCCCAATGTGCCTGCTCTGGAAATCCAAAAACAATTACATAGTTCCTATTGCAATCCAGGTAAATATGGGTGAGAACAAAGCTCATTAGTCAATGGATTCACACGTAGGGACCGATCCAGTTTGATGAGAAAATCTTATCTTCTCATTaaattccacatttccccatAGAGCCGGgtgcaatttaatgagaaaaaatgtatctcactgtttttcacacaaaaagtctatgggaaaaactggaacaGGATTAGGAGATATTTTCCTTCTCCTGAATTGGATCTTGGGCAGCTTTCCTGGCATGTTTGTGGCTTCTCCTACAGAGGGTGTAGGGGTAATCTGGGGGGGTATAAAATGGCACAGGATCAAAGGGCCACATTCAGTCCAATAAGAAGTATATGGGGAATTTTGGAATTCATTAGGgtagtttgtttttttctcattggACTGAATCAAACTGAGAGAAGATAATTACTCTATACTATAGAGTATACtatttattataaggaactcctcgggggcttataatatccctatatgttacaatagggggtactttattcactatatattataaggaactcctcgggggcttataatatccctatatgttacaatagggggtactttattcactatatattataaggaactcctcgggggcttataatatccctatatgttacaatagggggcactttattcactatatattataaggaactccttgggggcttataatatccctatatgttacaatagggggcactttattcactatatattataaggaactcctcgggggcttataatatccctatatgttacaatagggggcactttattcactatatattataaggaactccttgggggcttataatatccctatatgttacaatagggggcactttattcactatatattataaggaactcctcgggggcttataaaatccctatatgttacaatagggggcactttattcactatatattataaggaactcctcgggggcttataatatccctatatgctacaatagggggcactttattcactatatattataaggaactcctcggggacttataatatccctatatgttacaatagggggcactttattcactatatattataaggaactcctcgggggcttataatatccctatatgttacaatagggggtacggtactttattcactatatattattaggaactcctcggggcttttaatatccctatatgttacaatagggggtactttattcactatatattataaggaacccctcgggggcttataatatccctatatgttacaatagggggtactttattcactatatattataaggaacccctcgggggcttataatatccctatatgttacaatagggggtactttattcactatatattataaggaactcctcgggggcttttaatatccctatatgttacaatagggggtactttattcactatatattataaggaactactcgggggcttataatatccctatatgttacaatagggggcactttattcactatatattataaggaactcctcggggacttataatatccctatatgttacaatagggggtactttattcactatatattataaggaacccctcgggggcttataatatccctatatgttacaatagggggcactttattcactatatattataaggaactcctcgggggcttataatatccctatatgttacaatagggggtgctttattcactatatattataaggaactcctcgggggcttataatatccctatatgttacaatacggggtactttattcactatatattataaggaactcctctgtgacttataatatccctatatgttacaatagggggcactttattcactatatattataaggaactcctcggggacttataatatccctatatgttacaatacggggtactttattcactatatattataaggaactcctctgtgacttataatatccctatatgttacaatagggggcactttattcactatatattataaggaactcctcgggggcttataatatccctatatgttacaatagggggcactttattcactatatattataaggaactcctcgggggcttataatatccctatatgttacaatagggggcactttattcactatataattgcAGTCCATGCCAAGTAACTTGTGGAACCTCCAACCATCTATGGCTAACCTTATACAGGCAGGATAAATATCCTCCGAGGTGAGTCTGCATCCTTCCATACATCCTCCATCCATACCATGAGGTTTAGCTTGAGTATTTTAAAGTTAAATTTATTAAACAGGTAAGAACATGAGAAGGAACAGCCACCATTTCCAACGGTCACAGACTAGGACTAACCAATCAGATTCATGAGCCAGACATATATTGGCATTCGCCAACCACAAAAGATTTTAGAGTCTAAGACAACCTTGAGGCAACATTAACACTTTAACAAGTTATTGGCTTGAGTTGACCTATGGGCATATGATGACCACCTATTGGCCTACAAAATACTGATGTAGCCACATCAGCAACAAAATACCCACCTCACAGTCTATAATGATGATCATCATAAGCTATAAGGAAATAACCACCCAACAGTACATTGAACAACAATAATAACTTCCTATCAGAATCTGAGCAAGAGGAATACCCACCCATTGCACTGCTAGAGACAGGTAGCTAAGGGTAACTATTGGGATAACCGGGGCAGTATTGTTCTGTTTCTTACAGCTAAATCAAACCCCCGGGGAGGAGAACCCAATCTTTGTGCCCACTGACCCCGAATGGGACTGGACTTTGGCCAAGATCTGGGTGCGAAACTCTGAGTTTCAGGTCCATGAGGTTGTCTTTCATTTACTCCACACTCATCTGTGCGCTGAGGTCTTCAACATCGCTACCACCCGGCACCTCCCCATGGGCCACCCTGTGTATAAGGTGAGAGAAGGAGCCGGTACAGAAATGTTGCACCTCAGAAATAAACCCATATTTGATacgggatttggccaaatcctgagcTTTTTGCAGAATGTGGACTAAGTTTGGTGTTCAACCAAAACCAAATCCACTTCTTGTCCAACGGGGATGGCACTAGGGATGGGCAGGAGTAGCGATGTGTCATGTGAACAGGGAGTGCACTGAGTTGCTGATCAACCCCCATCTCATCAACCCCACTCttctttttattgatttatgGTGATACTGAATAAATCAGTATTTCTTATTGGCCAACATGAGGCCCCTACAATGAAAGGTACTTTATCTTGTCTTGAGGTTGTCACTGGGAAAGGCTCCTCATAGGGTTAAACCCAGAAGggaaatggaatatctttataatgttgcttagcaagtatacaggcgGAGCTAAGCCGAAGctttatggttggataaaagtgttagtgtcggggTTGGGAAGAACATATGTGCTTTTAGGGTATTCAAGTTATCTggggcaggtacaagggggcaataaagcagcaaaaacactgtcaggcagctaaaatagagatgggaaggggtattgcagctaggggtAAAGGGAACCCCAAATTATcctataaatatgtaaatagtaaaaaaaatgaagtgaaAACTGGACCCTTAGTATCACAGGGGGGTCAATTGTTGTGTTTTCTAATTTTCAGCTCATCCACCCGCATCTCCGTTACACCCTGGAGATTAATACCCTCGCCCGGCAGACTCTCATTGGCCCAAATGGCCTCTTTGATCAGGTGAGTGGATTCCCCTGGGCAATATAGGGAGTCGGATATTCCGAGAGTGAGGAATGAATGTTTTGAAACCAACCAATCAGACGTCGGTATCTGCAAATTATTGGCcaccattttgtatttattctgtcaCCAGTTACATTGTTTCCATAGCGATCCCAGTGCCCCCGCAACTGTCCCACCAATCATATGGTCCCCTTAACAATCACAGCTTTCACTCATCTACTGTATTTCAGAGACGACAGTGGGGTGCAAGGCCAAATGGGTGCAGGTCCAACGGGGTGCAATTTTGCCATGTTTAAACCTAAAATAAGGGATTGGGGGTTCAACAAATGCTACAGAAACCTATGGGACATAGTCAGACTTTCCCAAAAGTAGCTCCCTTAGGCCTCCTATGCATTTATATTATAAAGCATTAGAACTTAATATGAAAAGGGCATTTTGAATTTCATAGGTGGTCAATAAAGTCATGTGTGCAATATGTGGGAGGAGCCTCTCTTATTCAATCTTATCATTTCCCTTTGGGACCATGTGATAACAAAGTTACACAGAATGAGTGAAATGCACAATTTGCCCCTAACTGTTCCCATGTGAATCTGCCCCAGGCTGTGGTGACTGGGAATGGGGGAGTTCCGGTGCTACTTGCAAGAGCCGTGGAGAGTCTGACCTACAGCGCCCTCTGTCTCCCTGATGATATTCAGGCAAGAGGTGTTGAGTCCATTCCCAATTATTTCTACAGAGAAGACGGGATGAGGATCTGGAGAGCCATGGAAAGGTGCCCAGtcactttatttgctttgatATAAGGGTATTTATGTAATGATGGGCCAGACTTGATTCCATGAGAAGAACTTATCTCAAGGTTTATCACCAAAAAACCCCATTGAAGTCTAGAGGCCAGACTCGATTCCATCAGAAGAACTTATCTCAAGGTTTATCACCAAAAAACCCCATTGAAGTCTAGAGGCCAGACTCGATTCCATGAGAAGAGCTTATCTCAAGGTTTATCACCTGAAAACCCCATTGAATTCTAGAGGCCATACTCGATTCCTTGAGAGGAACTTATCTCAAGGTTTATCACCTAAAACCCCCATTGAAGACTAGAGGCCATACTCGATTTCATGAGAAAACGTTATTTAATAATTTATCATATGAAAACATATGGGTGACATTCAATTTGAGAAGAAGACAACTTTTCTCTCAATGCAGTTCTAGTTTTTCCCCGTAGATTTCAAACGAGTTTTTatagtgttagtgttgaggttggggttgcaGTTAGGGTTGTAGTGTATAAAGGTTAGGGTTACCAATCACATAGTGAATAAAACTCAGCTTATGATTGGCTGTAGTCCTAATGGCACAAACAGCAGGAGGTGCCACAATAGAGAGGGAACGTTTTGGACAACTGGTAGGGCTCAGCTCATCTAgattatatataaagaatattttaaaagtaTATACAGAATCTGGGAGTAGAAGTTGGGCACCAGGCCCCCCAGAACCACCCTGAGAATTTACTTGTGATGTAAACCAAAATGAGTTACCTATTTGTTGCCCTAACAATATGGTTCCTCCCCCAGCTTTGCGTCGGACATTATTCATTACTATTACCCGAGTGATGAAACCGTCTCTGAAGATCCAGAACTTCAGGCTTGGGTGGCAGAGATCTTCCAGGAAGGCTTCCTGTCCAATAAAAACTCAGGTACGGCCCATAATTGGGAAATAAAGAGGAAGACTTGTCTTTAGAAAGACCTAGGGTATCTAGCAGGAATGTAGGTTTAGCCCCTATTTATTCACACATTTAGAAAGTTGATCTACAGCCATCATTGTCAGACTTTTTGCGGTTGCCTTGAAGGTCTAGtccggtgatccccaaccagtggctcttgagcaacatgttctcCAACTCCTTGGGTGtcactcccagtggcctcaaagcaggagctcatttttgaatttctggtttttgggcaagttttggttgtataaatacaagttgtactgccaaacaggctgccagtccatataggggctaccaaatagccaatcacagtccttatttggtagccccaggaacatgttttatagttgtgttgctccccaagtctttttacatataaatgttgctcacaggtaaaaaaggttggggatcactggtctagtctATGGCCAGGAACACATAAACTCATTAAATGGTTAGATACAGAGGAAAATGTTGATGTATCcatcattcagccatagttccaggcAAATACATCagcaaatctcaccctaactgacctttaagtTGGACTTTCATGTGTATCTATGATCACAAATAGAGATATTCTCACCCCAATTCCATTCAGCCCCCCAACCTCTGCCTACAGTTTGGAAACCAGAACTCTTTACAAACTCCAACTGCATGTAGCCGCCATATTGGTCAGAGGCTGTAGGAACAAATCAGAACCTTCTGCTATAGAGGTGCCATGATATTGGGTGGGACCCTCACAGAGCAGCTCAGGTTGGAGAGGGCACAGATATACAGGACTATTCAGTCGTTTGTGAGCCCATGTAGCACCATGACCAGCAGAATTCCCCATAGACTGGTAATAGACCAGTAAGCAGTGtgtctttaaaaatgtttaatataaacaatatccctttaaacatAGAAATACAAACTGCTCCGATGATAGCAAATATGTTTTCTTATTCTCATTGCTCCCCCAGGAATCCCATCATCCTTTGCCACCCGGGTGGAGCTGATCAAATACCTGACGATGGTGATGTTCACATGTTCTGCTCAGCACGCAGCTGTCAACAGTGGGCAGGTAAGTGGCACCTATGCACCCACTGTGGAAATTCTaattataatgtaccccctgttgtaaaatataaggttattGTAAGTGCTTCTATAAAGGCTACTGTTGTGTGGCCACAAGTGTGGGTCTGACCCTTCCCTTCCTTGTCCTACAGTTTGACTTCTTCTCCTGGATGCCCAATGGTCCTTCCACCATGAGGAAACCTCCCCCCACCACTAAGGGCACCACCACCTACCAGAGTATCCTGGAGACGTTACCAGCCATAAACACCACCGCTACAGCCATGGTGGCTGTCAGCCTCCTTAGTAAGGAGCCACTCGATCAGGTGAGTATTTGGTGACTCTGCTGCATTTGTTTAAAGATACAAAACTGGAGAGAGGAGCCATTAGCGGTCTGTTATAATGGCCGCTGGCAAGGACATGTTGGCCAAATGATGGTTCTTTAGTGGCCTGAATACCAAGTTGGACCTCCCCAAGTCTATAACTATCacaccttgttatgggctaagggggcccagcctgagggccagttagggggggatttggggtgactgcttatttgtgccctgggtacccctggaactatagcagggtgactgttaccccaatgtttctatatatctgtaaccttgttatgggctaagggggcccagcctgaaggccagttagggggggatttggggtgcttatttgtgccctgggtacccctggaactatagcagggtgactgttaccccaatgtttctatatatctgtaaccttgttatgggctaagggggcccagcctgaaggccagttagggggggatttggggtgagtgcttatttgtgccctgggtacccctggaactatagcggggtgactgttaccccaatgtttctatatatctgtaaccttgttatgggctaagggggcccagcctgaaggccagttagggggggatttggggtgagtgcttatttgtgccctgggtacccctggaactatagcggggtgactgttaccccaatgtttctatatatctgtaaccttgttatgggctaagggggcccagcctgaaggccagttagagggggatttggggtgagtgcttatttgtgccctgggtacccctggaactatagcagggtgactgttaccccaatgtttctatatatctgtaaccttgttatgggctaagggggcccagcctgaaggccagttagggggggatttggggtgagtgcttgtgccctgggtacccctggaactatagcggggtgactgttaccccaatgtttctatatatctgtaaccttgttatgggctaagggggcccagcctgaaggccagttagggggggatttggggtgagtgcttatttgtgccctggatacccctggaactatagcggggtgactgttaccccaatgtttctatatatctgtaaccttgttatgggctaagggggcccagcctgaaggccagttagggggggatttggggtgagtgcttatttgtgccctgggtacccctggaactatagcggggtgactgttaccccaatgtttctatatatctgtaaccttgttatgggctaagggggcccagcctgaaggccagttagggggggatttggggtgagtgcttatttgtgccctgggtacccctggaactatagcggggtgactgttaccccaatgtttctatatatctgtaaccttgttatgggctaaacaTTCGACCTCCAAGGGGAACTTGGAATAAAAACCCTACAACAACTACTGATTACAGTTCTCAATACATTGGTCACAGTTCTGTTTTTCATGATCAGCACATTATCTTGTTAcccttattatttttataaagcattttcatGTATTTCTCCCATTTCTTTGTTTGATCTGGAATTCTTTGTTGTATTTCCAGAGACCCTtgggaaaatacaaaaatgtgaACTTTGTTGAAGACGCGCCGAAGAAATGCATTGAGCAATTCAAGGAAAAGTTATCTGAGATTTCTAAGGATATCAAGGTGAGGAACAAGACCAAGAGGCTGACGTACCATTACCTGGATCCGGAGGAAATCGAGTGCAGCATCTCCATTTAGTTGAGACCCCTGAGGAGACCTGTCTCTTTCTATATTTCCTGCATAgatatttccctttttctttctgCTTTTTATACTGTGAAAAATAAAGATGTGAACTTTGAGGTTCTGTGTTCTTCATGTGTCTCTGGTCTGATGCTCAATGTGAGGCTGTTGACCCAAACTGAGCCCCTCACTTGTCCCTCAATAGAAGGGAAAGGCTAATAATGCCGAGGAGAAGGGGACATTTCTCATAACTGCCCATCTAATAGTTTTAACCAAATAGTTGAACTTCTATTTGTATCTGTGTTTACCCTTTTGGCGAGGAGCAAGTTCCCAGGGAGGGTCCAGACATCTAATGCTCAATAATGGGATTCCTAGTTGATTAGTTATTGGGCTACTGGATCAACCCCAAGATAAATAGCCCCATGGAATAACAATTACTGCCCCCTGATACCTTCCCAATCTTCGGTGCCCCCCCTCACATGGTGTCTGGACACGGTGAGACTAAATGTGAAAACTCACCGCCTGTATCTGTAAAGCCCCCCATGTGtaacagtagctgggcctcatacCCCTCAGTTAT
This sequence is a window from Xenopus tropicalis strain Nigerian chromosome 2, UCB_Xtro_10.0, whole genome shotgun sequence. Protein-coding genes within it:
- the LOC100496875 gene encoding hydroperoxide isomerase ALOXE3, producing MLTYKLEIETGKELCAGTINTISVVLVGSGGESPKHTLDHWGRDFLPGARDVYEVRCEQDIGEILVLRLYKEPFRHFPKDDWFCNSITVTCPNGETAEFPLFLWVSDYGTFEIQQGKGVILTESVSPIIKKQRAAELELKRQTHEWKIYAEGAPRCISADNVKDLPPNDRFSFLKTISFGFDYLTSSIGPKLKGYLQCSDSWADINDIKRVFCCQWTEISDLVSELWKEDSFFGYQYLNGLNPLMIQKCLRIPDNFPVDDLTVSATLGESTTLQAELQNGNIFLADYKILEGIPTNVINGERQYLAAPMCLLWKSKNNYIVPIAIQLNQTPGEENPIFVPTDPEWDWTLAKIWVRNSEFQVHEVVFHLLHTHLCAEVFNIATTRHLPMGHPVYKLIHPHLRYTLEINTLARQTLIGPNGLFDQAVVTGNGGVPVLLARAVESLTYSALCLPDDIQARGVESIPNYFYREDGMRIWRAMESFASDIIHYYYPSDETVSEDPELQAWVAEIFQEGFLSNKNSGIPSSFATRVELIKYLTMVMFTCSAQHAAVNSGQFDFFSWMPNGPSTMRKPPPTTKGTTTYQSILETLPAINTTATAMVAVSLLSKEPLDQRPLGKYKNVNFVEDAPKKCIEQFKEKLSEISKDIKVRNKTKRLTYHYLDPEEIECSISI